One part of the Bdellovibrio bacteriovorus genome encodes these proteins:
- the pal gene encoding peptidoglycan-associated lipoprotein Pal → MVRKLALGLVAIAFVAGCKGKQTQSDQSIETLPTGGQSTAIDSTPLNFDPMGSDSGKISGLVTVHFGYDKSSLDASSKKDIATNVEWMKANPSVRVQIEGHCDNRGTIEYNVALGERRANAVKAYMVSLGIAADRLSTISYGKEKPLETGDTEAAWAKNRRANFVPAQ, encoded by the coding sequence ATGGTTCGTAAATTGGCTCTAGGTCTTGTTGCCATCGCATTCGTAGCAGGTTGTAAAGGAAAACAAACTCAGTCTGATCAGTCTATTGAGACTTTGCCTACTGGCGGTCAGTCTACAGCGATTGACTCCACTCCGCTGAATTTTGATCCAATGGGTTCTGATTCCGGCAAGATTTCTGGTTTGGTAACTGTTCACTTCGGTTATGACAAATCCAGCCTGGATGCTTCTTCCAAAAAAGATATCGCGACTAACGTCGAGTGGATGAAGGCAAATCCTTCTGTTCGCGTACAAATCGAAGGTCACTGTGATAATCGTGGTACTATCGAGTACAACGTGGCTTTGGGTGAAAGACGTGCCAACGCGGTTAAAGCTTACATGGTATCTTTGGGTATCGCGGCTGACCGTTTGAGCACTATCAGCTACGGTAAAGAAAAACCACTTGAGACTGGCGATACTGAAGCTGCATGGGCGAAAAACCGCCGTGCGAACTTCGTACCTGCTCAGTAA
- a CDS encoding TolB family protein — protein MQKYSAVYSLASLFLTILLSVSQAKAQLEVPPQLKWKTLKTAHFEVIFNAEQQDLGYLYAEKLEKAYSELRSYFHSRPDKTIVIINDKTDVTNGYATRIPYPHIMAYPVLPGPEESLSDTGDWAFELLAHEYTHILTFEPANGIMKPLRAVFGTIIAPNILMPQWWKEGVAVEMETRLSDHGRLRSHYQDATVRAMVDAKTLRDFDIAEANENIYTWPQGARPYLFGSLMWSQMIADKGTKVVGELHERQGGRVPYFIETPARDYLGASYSSEYDSMMKETELRALEQLKTLREISPTATITPQNNFQSVSAPAISPDGKHLALITEDDGNSRAVKILTKEKDGQSFLDSRMTDTIERFNESFIPATQKDGPPTGSIQRISWFPDSKRLIYDKIDYTNRIQRYSDLFVYELGERKAKALTKGLRGREPAVSPSGNQVVFVKLDGNRTHLGLIHLATENNPPAELLFSPPMQQRVSYPTFLDEDTIVFSLRTEDGRENLHRYSISSKTSEAVLTDYPNARFARKTTEGVIFASAKNGVPNLYLSDVEFKNVRPISHTLTALFTADMDPLNKEIFATEMTSQGLRVSAIKPDEWQKTPNTLPQVSSLMGDRYAKAERNPQAEEEARNAVKASELDDYSPYGYLLPRYWMPFISGSSSETGLVIEAQTSGFDPLKKHMYEIAASWDTGINKGSILGSYINQTTPWPFAVLSYKRSYYLGTVSNEIEDFGAQLSVLPDTHWASIYSNLQVGWQYLERTTLTTEVKRTGPYAYLSYANYSQSGAQISPESGGGAYLGAYNYIAQEGYLNHSQFLAGGEIYLSRFLPKHHAIMLRLNGVYTPEKVSPIYGVSTESMVFIPNSPLPQYILRGYKRGQLFGRNLVTVNAEYRLPLKDLYRGSGTDALFLRRLSAAVVGDAAAAEGRFVNDVDLVYEVTSMNKPYYSAGVEAKLETTLGYVIPVNVVLGYYVAFQAPKGPEGVLATALQITGF, from the coding sequence ATGCAAAAATACTCCGCAGTTTACAGCTTGGCGTCTCTATTTCTGACAATTTTACTTTCAGTGTCCCAAGCCAAGGCACAGCTTGAAGTGCCTCCGCAGCTAAAATGGAAAACTCTCAAGACCGCCCACTTCGAAGTCATTTTTAATGCCGAGCAGCAGGACCTAGGCTATCTGTATGCGGAAAAATTAGAGAAAGCCTATTCAGAACTTCGCTCTTACTTTCATTCCCGACCTGACAAAACAATCGTCATTATCAACGACAAAACCGATGTCACAAATGGATACGCCACAAGAATCCCATATCCACACATCATGGCCTACCCCGTGCTCCCCGGCCCCGAAGAAAGTCTTTCTGATACAGGCGACTGGGCGTTTGAGCTTTTGGCCCACGAATACACCCACATCCTGACGTTCGAACCCGCCAACGGGATCATGAAACCTCTGCGCGCGGTTTTTGGAACCATCATCGCGCCGAACATTCTGATGCCCCAGTGGTGGAAAGAGGGCGTGGCCGTCGAAATGGAAACCCGCCTGTCCGATCACGGCCGCTTGCGCTCGCACTATCAGGACGCCACCGTTCGGGCGATGGTCGACGCCAAAACCCTGCGTGATTTTGATATCGCCGAAGCCAATGAAAACATCTACACCTGGCCTCAAGGAGCAAGACCTTATCTTTTTGGCTCTTTAATGTGGAGTCAGATGATCGCAGACAAAGGCACCAAAGTTGTCGGCGAACTGCATGAACGCCAGGGCGGCCGGGTTCCGTACTTTATTGAAACCCCGGCTCGGGACTATTTGGGGGCCAGCTACAGCTCTGAATACGACAGCATGATGAAAGAAACCGAACTGCGCGCCCTGGAGCAGCTAAAAACCCTGCGCGAAATTTCTCCGACTGCCACGATCACCCCACAAAACAACTTCCAATCGGTCAGTGCACCGGCGATTTCACCTGACGGAAAACATCTGGCCCTGATCACCGAAGATGACGGCAACTCCCGCGCGGTGAAAATCCTGACCAAAGAAAAAGACGGTCAAAGCTTCCTGGATTCGCGCATGACCGACACCATCGAACGCTTCAATGAAAGCTTTATCCCGGCCACCCAAAAAGACGGCCCACCAACCGGAAGCATTCAGCGCATTAGCTGGTTCCCGGATTCCAAACGCCTGATTTACGACAAGATCGACTACACCAATCGCATTCAAAGATATTCCGACCTGTTCGTGTATGAGCTTGGCGAAAGAAAAGCCAAGGCCCTGACCAAGGGACTTCGTGGACGTGAACCTGCCGTGTCCCCGTCCGGCAACCAGGTGGTGTTCGTTAAACTCGATGGCAATCGCACTCACCTGGGGCTGATTCATCTGGCAACAGAAAACAATCCCCCGGCAGAACTGCTTTTCTCGCCCCCTATGCAACAGCGGGTGTCCTATCCGACATTCCTTGATGAAGACACGATCGTGTTTTCCCTGCGCACCGAAGACGGCCGCGAAAATCTGCACCGCTATTCCATCTCCTCCAAAACTTCCGAAGCCGTGCTGACGGACTATCCCAACGCCCGCTTTGCGCGAAAAACGACGGAAGGCGTGATCTTTGCTTCGGCCAAAAACGGCGTGCCGAATCTTTATTTGTCAGACGTGGAATTTAAAAACGTCCGCCCGATTTCTCACACGCTGACGGCTCTGTTCACCGCAGACATGGATCCTTTGAATAAAGAAATCTTCGCCACCGAGATGACCTCCCAAGGTTTGCGTGTTTCGGCGATCAAGCCCGATGAATGGCAAAAAACACCGAACACTCTGCCTCAGGTCAGTTCTTTGATGGGCGATCGTTACGCTAAAGCCGAACGCAATCCCCAGGCTGAAGAAGAAGCCAGGAATGCCGTGAAAGCTTCCGAGCTTGATGACTATTCTCCGTATGGTTATCTGCTGCCGCGGTATTGGATGCCGTTTATCTCGGGGTCTTCCAGCGAAACCGGTCTGGTGATCGAAGCGCAGACCTCGGGCTTTGATCCACTGAAAAAACATATGTATGAAATTGCCGCGTCCTGGGATACCGGCATCAACAAAGGCAGCATCCTTGGAAGTTACATCAACCAGACAACCCCATGGCCGTTTGCGGTTTTAAGTTATAAGCGCAGTTATTATCTGGGAACGGTGTCGAACGAAATTGAGGACTTTGGCGCACAACTGTCCGTCCTTCCTGACACGCACTGGGCCTCGATCTATTCAAACCTGCAAGTGGGCTGGCAATATCTGGAAAGAACCACCCTGACGACTGAAGTGAAGCGCACGGGGCCTTATGCGTATTTGAGCTATGCGAACTATTCCCAGTCCGGCGCGCAGATTTCGCCTGAATCCGGGGGCGGAGCTTACTTGGGAGCTTACAACTATATCGCGCAGGAAGGTTACCTGAACCATTCGCAGTTCTTAGCGGGTGGTGAAATCTATCTTTCCCGCTTCTTGCCGAAACACCATGCGATCATGCTAAGACTGAACGGCGTGTACACTCCGGAAAAGGTGTCGCCGATTTACGGGGTTTCCACCGAATCCATGGTCTTTATCCCCAACAGCCCCCTGCCTCAGTATATTTTGCGTGGCTACAAACGCGGGCAGTTGTTTGGCCGAAATCTGGTGACCGTCAATGCCGAGTACCGCCTGCCGCTGAAGGATCTATATCGCGGCTCGGGCACGGATGCCCTGTTCTTGCGCCGCCTATCTGCCGCCGTGGTGGGTGATGCCGCTGCTGCCGAGGGCCGCTTCGTGAACGACGTGGATCTGGTTTATGAAGTTACCAGCATGAACAAGCCCTATTACAGCGCCGGAGTCGAAGCCAAACTGGAAACCACTTTGGGTTACGTGATCCCGGTGAATGTGGTCCTTGGTTACTATGTCGCCTTCCAAGCGCCGAAGGGACCCGAGGGCGTTCTGGCGACGGCATTGCAAATAACGGGGTTCTAG
- a CDS encoding S1 family peptidase — protein MNKALLLVSSLFLMAACAPQNSPNLTVADNTAIVGGDKVEAASNIGRSTVGIYESKIGYICSGTLIAKNLVLTAAHCVDPNAKDLAIYFTSEMKKASKEQIRRVTGQVVHDGYTGAVQTKDTNDIAVLRFEGEAPAGYTVAPILFEQGHLNNDVKTIVAGYGLNWTIVMSKGAGTLRTTKLSIDDINFSRTEVMLGQSLRKGICSGDSGGPAYLEINGRLHVWGVASRGDSLPGLLTPKCMLFSVFTRVDAHQTFIQDAIVELSKF, from the coding sequence ATGAACAAAGCATTACTATTGGTTTCTTCCCTTTTCCTGATGGCTGCTTGTGCGCCACAGAATTCCCCGAATCTGACCGTAGCTGATAACACAGCTATCGTAGGTGGTGACAAGGTTGAAGCTGCCAGCAACATCGGTCGCAGCACCGTGGGCATCTATGAATCCAAAATCGGTTACATCTGCTCTGGAACTTTGATTGCAAAAAATCTGGTTCTGACAGCGGCTCACTGTGTGGATCCAAACGCGAAAGATCTGGCGATCTACTTTACTTCTGAAATGAAGAAAGCCAGCAAAGAACAAATCCGCCGCGTGACCGGTCAGGTTGTGCATGACGGTTACACGGGTGCGGTTCAAACCAAAGACACCAACGACATCGCGGTTCTGCGTTTTGAAGGCGAAGCTCCAGCGGGTTACACGGTGGCGCCAATCTTGTTTGAACAAGGTCACCTGAATAATGACGTTAAGACCATCGTTGCCGGTTATGGCTTGAACTGGACAATCGTGATGAGCAAAGGTGCGGGCACTCTGCGCACAACAAAGCTTTCCATCGACGATATCAACTTCTCCAGAACCGAAGTGATGCTGGGTCAGTCCTTGCGCAAAGGCATCTGCAGTGGTGACTCCGGTGGCCCGGCTTACCTTGAAATCAACGGCCGTCTGCATGTGTGGGGCGTGGCAAGTCGTGGAGACTCTTTGCCAGGTCTATTGACTCCCAAGTGTATGCTGTTCTCAGTATTCACTCGCGTGGATGCTCACCAGACATTCATTCAAGATGCGATCGTAGAGTTGTCTAAGTTTTAA
- a CDS encoding DUF2802 domain-containing protein, whose translation MSFWVLLQVLVNLILLAGVVGMWVRLNRPPKDDPRLSKGLQLLQSKIAVLEDLSDRTETQVNQLTALLEQKVKDIQAKIQAADKQIGKIEQNMQKSMEVAKIFQDRIPHTEIIERQNTVKYVKAARMAHQGSSVDEIAREVDLSRGEIEFIAKVNRDQLMFCEDSLPEWANEEMEESTQSDLSDVDNISFMTPLQREIPIEISTAFEVPKADQEALKKLGDAFKAACNEVKAEEEAAQQTANNVSALFNVTQNIAQTFLSEKPTPAAPTAAPVEKKRPVLHIGEPEIRPVQFRRIDLAKDLD comes from the coding sequence GTGAGCTTTTGGGTCTTGCTTCAAGTACTTGTGAATTTGATTTTGTTGGCGGGCGTTGTGGGTATGTGGGTGCGCTTGAACCGACCTCCTAAAGACGATCCAAGACTGAGCAAAGGTTTGCAGTTGCTGCAATCCAAGATCGCCGTTTTGGAAGACCTTTCCGATCGCACGGAAACCCAAGTCAATCAGCTGACCGCGCTGCTGGAGCAAAAAGTAAAAGACATCCAGGCCAAGATTCAGGCCGCTGACAAACAAATCGGCAAGATCGAACAGAACATGCAAAAGAGCATGGAAGTGGCCAAGATCTTCCAGGATCGCATTCCTCACACTGAAATCATTGAACGCCAGAACACAGTTAAATATGTGAAAGCCGCGCGCATGGCCCATCAGGGTTCATCCGTGGATGAAATCGCCCGTGAAGTGGATCTGTCCCGCGGTGAAATTGAATTCATCGCCAAAGTGAATCGCGATCAGTTGATGTTCTGCGAAGACAGCCTGCCAGAATGGGCCAACGAAGAGATGGAGGAATCCACTCAATCCGACTTGAGCGACGTGGATAACATCAGCTTTATGACCCCGCTGCAAAGAGAAATCCCTATCGAAATCAGCACCGCTTTCGAAGTCCCCAAAGCCGATCAGGAAGCACTGAAAAAACTGGGTGATGCCTTTAAAGCCGCCTGCAATGAAGTGAAGGCTGAAGAAGAAGCTGCTCAGCAGACGGCGAACAACGTATCTGCCTTGTTCAACGTGACCCAGAATATCGCGCAAACTTTCTTGAGCGAAAAGCCGACTCCGGCGGCGCCGACCGCGGCTCCGGTGGAAAAGAAAAGACCGGTCCTGCATATCGGTGAGCCAGAGATCCGTCCGGTTCAGTTCCGCCGCATTGATCTGGCGAAGGACTTGGACTAA
- a CDS encoding pyridoxal phosphate-dependent aminotransferase — translation MIQLSKRAQNLKPSPTLFLVAKAKELAAQGHDVISLTVGEPDWPTFKGASDAGIEAIQKGITKYTPANGTVELRKSISEKLKSELGFEYSPKEITVASGAKYIIFSALQMICSPGDEVVIATPYWVSYPAMVELADGVPHIVECGEMENFKITPEKLEAAINAKTKGFLFCSPSNPTGLQYSADELKALAEVLRKHPHVVIISDDIYNRLVFDGSKVAPHILTVAPDLKDRTVLVNGGSKAYSMTGWRIGWASGPERLITAMADYQSQSTGSPSSISQHALLAAIKTSEADIKGVVDKLVARKNSGLKELETVPGFKTAEPQGAFYFWVDIRAHLGKSHQDRVIRTSKDFCDVLLEKFFVATVPGAECGTEGFMRLSFAVSEETMKRGVARMKDLVSQLV, via the coding sequence TTGATCCAGCTTTCCAAACGAGCGCAAAATCTGAAGCCTTCTCCAACTCTGTTTCTGGTGGCAAAGGCCAAAGAGCTGGCGGCCCAGGGGCACGATGTGATCTCCCTGACTGTTGGAGAGCCCGATTGGCCCACTTTCAAGGGGGCTTCCGACGCAGGTATTGAGGCTATTCAAAAAGGCATCACCAAATACACACCGGCCAACGGCACGGTGGAGCTTAGAAAATCCATTTCAGAAAAATTGAAGTCCGAACTGGGGTTTGAATATTCCCCGAAAGAAATCACGGTGGCTTCCGGTGCGAAGTACATCATCTTTTCGGCGCTGCAGATGATCTGCTCGCCGGGGGATGAGGTGGTGATTGCGACGCCTTACTGGGTCAGTTATCCCGCGATGGTGGAGCTGGCGGACGGTGTGCCCCACATCGTTGAATGCGGAGAAATGGAAAACTTCAAGATCACGCCGGAAAAACTGGAAGCGGCGATCAACGCCAAAACCAAAGGCTTCCTGTTCTGTTCGCCAAGCAATCCGACGGGCTTGCAGTATTCTGCGGATGAACTAAAGGCCCTGGCTGAAGTTTTGCGCAAACATCCGCATGTGGTGATTATTTCTGACGACATTTATAACCGCCTGGTCTTTGATGGCAGTAAGGTGGCGCCGCACATTTTGACGGTGGCTCCGGATCTGAAGGATCGCACGGTGCTGGTGAATGGGGGCTCTAAGGCTTATTCCATGACCGGCTGGCGCATTGGCTGGGCTTCGGGTCCTGAGCGCCTGATCACGGCGATGGCGGACTATCAAAGTCAAAGCACGGGGTCTCCTTCCAGTATTTCCCAGCATGCCCTGCTGGCGGCGATCAAGACTTCAGAAGCGGACATCAAAGGTGTCGTGGATAAACTCGTGGCCCGCAAGAATTCAGGTTTGAAAGAGCTTGAAACCGTGCCGGGTTTTAAAACCGCGGAACCGCAAGGGGCTTTCTATTTCTGGGTCGACATCCGTGCGCACCTGGGTAAGTCCCATCAAGACCGCGTGATCCGAACTTCAAAAGACTTCTGTGATGTGCTGCTGGAAAAATTCTTTGTGGCGACCGTGCCGGGGGCTGAATGCGGAACCGAAGGGTTCATGCGTTTGAGCTTTGCGGTTTCAGAAGAGACCATGAAGCGGGGAGTGGCCCGCATGAAAGATCTGGTCAGCCAGCTTGTTTAA
- the coaD gene encoding pantetheine-phosphate adenylyltransferase, which produces MSKIAVYPGSFDPITMGHVDIINRISPLYDEVIVLVAQSSQKQSMFSVEERKTLIEKALSHLKNVKVDIFGGLTVEYMKKAKAQVIVRGLRAVSDFEYEMTMANMNRKLAPDFETLLVFASPEFYYISSRGVKEVAINGGALKGLVPDVVVEAMEKKIRK; this is translated from the coding sequence ATGAGTAAAATTGCCGTTTACCCAGGAAGCTTTGACCCCATCACAATGGGGCATGTGGATATCATCAACCGTATTTCCCCTTTGTATGACGAAGTCATCGTTTTGGTTGCACAATCTTCACAGAAGCAAAGCATGTTTTCTGTTGAAGAACGAAAGACTTTGATCGAAAAAGCCTTGTCCCATCTGAAAAACGTCAAAGTCGATATCTTTGGCGGCCTGACGGTGGAGTACATGAAAAAAGCCAAAGCCCAGGTGATCGTACGGGGCTTGCGTGCGGTTTCGGATTTCGAGTACGAGATGACCATGGCGAACATGAATCGCAAGTTGGCGCCGGACTTTGAAACCCTTTTGGTCTTTGCCAGCCCCGAGTTCTATTATATTTCTTCGCGCGGGGTGAAAGAGGTTGCCATCAACGGTGGCGCCTTGAAAGGCCTGGTTCCGGACGTGGTGGTCGAAGCGATGGAGAAAAAAATCAGAAAGTAA
- the rsmD gene encoding 16S rRNA (guanine(966)-N(2))-methyltransferase RsmD — MRIIAGKYRGHQLVAFDADHIRPTTDRVKETLFNKLQFDIDGARVVDLFCGTGNLGIEALSRGAEFCTFVEKNPKSLVITRKNFEKLRVPASDYKIVNMDVIAYLKSYEGEPFNIIFADPPFTEKMAHFVMEAASTSAAFGKTTLLAIESQAKERMEDRYGCVVRYSKKEYGDKILSLFCHESALEQDEEPAPEEEQHE; from the coding sequence ATGAGAATTATTGCGGGGAAATATCGTGGACACCAGTTGGTGGCATTTGATGCCGACCACATCCGCCCCACAACGGACCGGGTGAAAGAAACCCTGTTCAATAAATTGCAATTTGATATCGACGGCGCCCGTGTGGTGGATTTGTTCTGCGGCACCGGCAATCTGGGTATTGAGGCTTTGTCCCGCGGGGCGGAGTTCTGCACCTTCGTTGAAAAGAACCCCAAGTCCCTGGTCATCACGCGCAAGAATTTTGAAAAGCTGCGTGTGCCGGCTTCGGATTACAAGATCGTCAATATGGACGTGATCGCTTATTTGAAATCCTATGAGGGCGAACCGTTCAATATTATCTTTGCCGATCCTCCGTTCACAGAAAAGATGGCCCACTTCGTGATGGAAGCCGCCAGCACCAGTGCAGCGTTTGGCAAAACGACCCTGCTGGCGATTGAATCCCAGGCCAAAGAACGCATGGAAGACCGTTACGGCTGTGTGGTTCGTTACAGCAAAAAAGAATATGGCGATAAAATCCTAAGTCTGTTCTGCCACGAAAGTGCTTTGGAGCAGGATGAAGAACCGGCACCCGAAGAGGAACAACATGAGTAA
- a CDS encoding response regulator has product MKILIVDDEALVRRSLSRALKGKGHDVLEAGDGNEGLQLWQTSNPDLVFLDVLMPGRTGPEVLKEMRDQSKAKVILMSAFAGEHNMETAQQMGANLFVPKPFEDIFAVVKMAEDL; this is encoded by the coding sequence TTGAAGATTTTAATTGTTGATGATGAAGCTCTGGTCCGCCGCTCTTTGAGCCGTGCCTTGAAAGGCAAGGGTCATGACGTGCTGGAGGCCGGTGACGGCAATGAAGGCCTGCAACTGTGGCAGACTTCAAATCCCGATCTGGTGTTTTTGGACGTGCTGATGCCGGGTCGTACCGGTCCTGAAGTTTTGAAGGAAATGCGCGATCAATCCAAAGCCAAGGTGATTTTGATGTCGGCTTTCGCCGGTGAACACAACATGGAAACCGCTCAGCAGATGGGTGCGAATCTTTTTGTGCCGAAGCCTTTTGAAGATATTTTTGCCGTTGTGAAAATGGCAGAGGATTTGTAG
- a CDS encoding ATP-binding protein yields MEIIFRASIAEALLLLQNQRFSSILVQEVGNSDALEFLYQARLLQPMAPRILIAEELNEQEVREGINKAQVYRFMRWPLTEHEIWEQLENALQKHAMFLSRSLLLKESSHQNKQLEALTHSLEGMVEERTQYIEMSHHEESEKLTRERQLIRFIKDLATQTSFEDILAILRKELRKFHKMGDPILSFRLGGSKTFFLSFQSGHFTQTESSSYFEFPKTAQVPSAELIRSFANHFGRPFVKAYVVPFELRMTSHLTSGEGEAILCIENSLNDKEMGPFMDFMNDRVRPLSMALDRVLLENQLSIFSYRWEKTFDGMRDPIAIVDIDYNVVRANRKFSDRFMHHKCYESFAHRKAACEGCPVPQALKEGAPAAGQIQVDGRIYQVHSYPVLLDQGSRPTNIVNQYVDITQSRELYLRMLQSEKMGAIGLLAGNIAHELNNPLTGLRSLSQVLLQEAEEGSNLHSDLVEIEKATARSQRIIKNLLDFSKGEDQPSEYISVDEVVERTLPMLKSALRTHRLEVDLQTLGSTVYVEPHLLQQVVFNLINNACQAMKDPGRLSLRTSLVNGSVVLEIEDTGPGIPEEIRRRIFEPFFTTKKEGLGTGLGLSMSKSVIEKFGGTIEFRNVDPHGSCFTIVLPQRNAP; encoded by the coding sequence GTGGAGATCATTTTCAGGGCCTCTATTGCTGAGGCCCTTTTGCTTTTGCAGAATCAGCGCTTTTCCTCGATCTTAGTCCAGGAAGTTGGCAACTCCGATGCGTTGGAGTTCCTGTACCAAGCCCGCCTGTTGCAGCCGATGGCTCCGCGTATTTTGATCGCAGAAGAGCTTAACGAACAGGAAGTCCGCGAAGGCATCAACAAAGCCCAGGTGTATCGCTTCATGCGCTGGCCTTTGACGGAGCATGAGATTTGGGAACAGCTTGAAAACGCTTTGCAAAAGCACGCGATGTTCCTGTCCCGTTCTTTGCTGCTGAAAGAATCCTCGCACCAGAATAAACAGCTTGAAGCCCTGACCCATTCCCTGGAGGGCATGGTCGAAGAGCGCACCCAGTACATTGAAATGTCCCACCACGAGGAAAGCGAAAAGCTGACCCGGGAACGTCAGTTGATTCGTTTCATCAAGGATCTGGCGACGCAGACCTCGTTTGAAGACATCCTGGCGATTCTGCGCAAGGAACTGCGCAAGTTCCATAAGATGGGGGACCCGATTTTGTCCTTTCGCTTGGGCGGATCCAAAACCTTCTTTTTAAGCTTTCAATCCGGGCATTTCACTCAGACCGAATCCTCAAGTTATTTTGAATTTCCCAAGACCGCGCAGGTGCCCAGTGCTGAGCTGATTCGCTCGTTTGCCAATCACTTTGGCCGTCCGTTTGTTAAAGCCTATGTTGTGCCTTTTGAACTGCGCATGACCAGTCACCTGACCAGCGGTGAAGGTGAAGCGATTTTGTGCATTGAAAACTCGCTGAACGACAAAGAGATGGGCCCGTTCATGGATTTCATGAATGACCGGGTTCGTCCGCTAAGTATGGCCTTGGACCGTGTTCTTTTGGAAAACCAGCTTTCCATTTTCTCTTATCGCTGGGAGAAAACCTTCGATGGCATGCGCGATCCTATCGCGATTGTGGACATCGATTACAATGTGGTTCGCGCCAATCGCAAATTCAGCGATCGTTTCATGCACCACAAATGTTACGAAAGTTTTGCCCATCGCAAGGCTGCTTGTGAAGGCTGCCCGGTGCCGCAGGCTTTGAAAGAAGGCGCTCCGGCCGCAGGGCAGATCCAAGTGGATGGGCGTATTTATCAGGTGCACAGCTATCCGGTGCTTTTGGATCAGGGCAGTCGGCCCACGAATATTGTGAACCAGTATGTGGATATCACGCAGTCCCGCGAACTTTACCTGCGCATGTTGCAAAGTGAAAAAATGGGAGCCATTGGTTTACTGGCCGGAAACATCGCCCATGAGCTGAACAATCCTCTGACGGGGCTTCGTTCGTTGTCCCAAGTGCTGCTGCAGGAAGCCGAAGAGGGCAGCAATCTGCATTCTGATCTGGTTGAGATTGAAAAGGCCACGGCCAGGTCTCAGCGCATTATTAAAAACCTGCTCGATTTTTCGAAAGGGGAAGACCAGCCATCTGAATATATCAGTGTGGACGAGGTCGTTGAGCGCACTTTGCCGATGTTGAAGTCGGCGTTGCGCACCCACCGCCTGGAGGTGGATTTACAAACTTTGGGCTCCACGGTTTATGTGGAGCCGCATTTGCTGCAACAGGTGGTCTTTAATCTGATTAACAATGCCTGTCAGGCCATGAAAGATCCGGGCCGCTTGAGCTTGCGCACCAGTTTGGTGAATGGCTCGGTCGTGCTGGAGATTGAGGACACCGGACCGGGCATTCCGGAAGAGATCCGCCGCCGCATCTTTGAACCCTTCTTTACGACAAAAAAAGAGGGACTTGGTACGGGTCTTGGGTTAAGTATGTCTAAGTCAGTCATTGAAAAATTCGGAGGCACCATCGAATTCCGAAACGTGGATCCCCACGGGTCTTGTTTCACGATCGTGCTTCCGCAAAGGAATGCGCCTTGA